One window of Camelina sativa cultivar DH55 chromosome 4, Cs, whole genome shotgun sequence genomic DNA carries:
- the LOC104780207 gene encoding protein ABHD17B-like isoform X1, whose amino-acid sequence MGAVTSSMAAKFAFFPPNPPSYGVEVVGGELKLVGVENVKENVEVLKLKTKRGNQVVAAYIKNPTASLTLLYSHGNAADLGQMFELFSELSLHLRVNLIGYDYSGYGRSSGKPSEQNTYCDIESVYRCLEEKYGVKEQDVILYGQSVGSGPTLELASRLPNLRAVVLHSAIASGLRVMYPVKRTYWFDIYKNIEKISFVKCPVLVIHGTSDDVVNWSHGKQLFDLCKEKYEPLWIKGGNHCDLELYPQYIKHLRKFVSAIEKSPHLRNGPVPQTEKARSSTDIREPARPSTDQREKSRTSMDQREMPKLSTDKARASVDKRERTRKSVDGSQKPSNSTELQLQPEKGRNSIDRFGEMIRSVGFCNIDCFKPTTTTK is encoded by the exons ATGGGGGCGGTGACGTCATCAATGGCGGCGAAGTTTGCGTTCTTCCCGCCAAATCCGCCGTCGTACGGCGTAGAGGTGGTGGGAGGAGAGCTGAAGCTGGTTGGTGTGGAGAACGTGAAGGAGAACGTTGAAGTATTGAAGCTGAAGACGAAGAGAGGGAATCAGGTGGTTGCGGCGTATATTAAGAACCCTACAGCTTCACTTACGCTTCTGTATTCTCATGGTAACGCAGCTGATCTTGGTCAGATGTTTGAGCTTTTCTCTGAGCTCAGCCTTCATCTTCGTGTCAACTTAATTGg GTATGATTATTCGGGTTATGGGAGGTCTTCAGGGAAG CCTAGTGAGCAGAACACGTATTGCGATATAGAATCAGTATATAGATGTTTGGAAGAGAAATATGGTGTGAAGGAACAAGATGTTATCTTATATGGACAATCTGTAGGAAGCGGTCCGACATTAGAATTGGCTTCTCGTTTGCCAAACCTACGAGCTGTTGTTCTTCATAGTGCTATTGCGTCTGGTCTTAGAGTCATGTACCCTGTCAAACGAACTTACTGGTTTGACATTTACAAG AATATTGAGAAGATATCTTTTGTCAAATGTCCGGTTTTGGTAATTCAC GGAACATCAGATGATGTTGTTAATTGGTCTCATGGGAAGCAATTGTTTGATCTGtgtaaagaaaa atatgaaccGCTTTGGATCAAAGGAGGAAACCACTGTGACTTGGAGCTATACCCGCAATACATAAAACATTTAAGGAAATTTGTGTCGGCAATTGAGAAATCACCTCATCTTAGAAACGGACCTGTGCCACAAACAGAGAAGGCGAGGAGCAGTACTGATATTAGAGAACCTGCAAGACCGAGCACAGATCAAAGagagaaatcaagaacaagCATGGACCAAAGAGAGATGCCGAAGTTGAGTACAGATAAAGCGAGGGCTAGCGTtgataagagagaaagaacGAGAAAAAGCGTTGATGGGTCTCAGAAACCGAGTAATTCCACGGAACTGCAGCTACAACCAGAGAAAGGGAGGAATAGCATTGACAG GTTTGGGGAGATGATAAGATCAGTAGGATTTTGCAACATAGACTGTTTCAAGCCTACAACAACAACCAAGTGA
- the LOC104780207 gene encoding protein ABHD17B-like isoform X3, giving the protein MGAVTSSMAAKFAFFPPNPPSYGVEVVGGELKLVGVENVKENVEVLKLKTKRGNQVVAAYIKNPTASLTLLYSHGNAADLGQMFELFSELSLHLRVNLIGYDYSGYGRSSGKPSEQNTYCDIESVYRCLEEKYGVKEQDVILYGQSVGSGPTLELASRLPNLRAVVLHSAIASGLRVMYPVKRTYWFDIYKNIEKISFVKCPVLVIHGTSDDVVNWSHGKQLFDLCKEKYEPLWIKGGNHCDLELYPQYIKHLRKFVSAIEKSPHLRNGNGPVPQTEKARSSTDIREPARPSTDQREKSRTSMDQREMPKLSTDKARASVDKRERTRKSVDGSQKPSNSTELQLQPEKGRNSIDRFGEMIRSVGFCNIDCFKPTTTTK; this is encoded by the exons ATGGGGGCGGTGACGTCATCAATGGCGGCGAAGTTTGCGTTCTTCCCGCCAAATCCGCCGTCGTACGGCGTAGAGGTGGTGGGAGGAGAGCTGAAGCTGGTTGGTGTGGAGAACGTGAAGGAGAACGTTGAAGTATTGAAGCTGAAGACGAAGAGAGGGAATCAGGTGGTTGCGGCGTATATTAAGAACCCTACAGCTTCACTTACGCTTCTGTATTCTCATGGTAACGCAGCTGATCTTGGTCAGATGTTTGAGCTTTTCTCTGAGCTCAGCCTTCATCTTCGTGTCAACTTAATTGg GTATGATTATTCGGGTTATGGGAGGTCTTCAGGGAAG CCTAGTGAGCAGAACACGTATTGCGATATAGAATCAGTATATAGATGTTTGGAAGAGAAATATGGTGTGAAGGAACAAGATGTTATCTTATATGGACAATCTGTAGGAAGCGGTCCGACATTAGAATTGGCTTCTCGTTTGCCAAACCTACGAGCTGTTGTTCTTCATAGTGCTATTGCGTCTGGTCTTAGAGTCATGTACCCTGTCAAACGAACTTACTGGTTTGACATTTACAAG AATATTGAGAAGATATCTTTTGTCAAATGTCCGGTTTTGGTAATTCAC GGAACATCAGATGATGTTGTTAATTGGTCTCATGGGAAGCAATTGTTTGATCTGtgtaaagaaaaatatgaaccGCTTTGGATCAAAGGAGGAAACCACTGTGACTTGGAGCTATACCCGCAATACATAAAACATTTAAGGAAATTTGTGTCGGCAATTGAGAAATCACCTCATCTTAGAAACG GAAACGGACCTGTGCCACAAACAGAGAAGGCGAGGAGCAGTACTGATATTAGAGAACCTGCAAGACCGAGCACAGATCAAAGagagaaatcaagaacaagCATGGACCAAAGAGAGATGCCGAAGTTGAGTACAGATAAAGCGAGGGCTAGCGTtgataagagagaaagaacGAGAAAAAGCGTTGATGGGTCTCAGAAACCGAGTAATTCCACGGAACTGCAGCTACAACCAGAGAAAGGGAGGAATAGCATTGACAG GTTTGGGGAGATGATAAGATCAGTAGGATTTTGCAACATAGACTGTTTCAAGCCTACAACAACAACCAAGTGA
- the LOC104780207 gene encoding protein ABHD17B-like isoform X2, with protein MGAVTSSMAAKFAFFPPNPPSYGVEVVGGELKLVGVENVKENVEVLKLKTKRGNQVVAAYIKNPTASLTLLYSHGNAADLGQMFELFSELSLHLRVNLIGYDYSGYGRSSGKPSEQNTYCDIESVYRCLEEKYGVKEQDVILYGQSVGSGPTLELASRLPNLRAVVLHSAIASGLRVMYPVKRTYWFDIYKNIEKISFVKCPVLVIHGTSDDVVNWSHGKQLFDLCKEKYEPLWIKGGNHCDLELYPQYIKHLRKFVSAIEKSPHLRNGPVPQTEKARSSTDIREPARPSTDQREKSRTSMDQREMPKLSTDKARASVDKRERTRKSVDGSQKPSNSTELQLQPEKGRNSIDRFGEMIRSVGFCNIDCFKPTTTTK; from the exons ATGGGGGCGGTGACGTCATCAATGGCGGCGAAGTTTGCGTTCTTCCCGCCAAATCCGCCGTCGTACGGCGTAGAGGTGGTGGGAGGAGAGCTGAAGCTGGTTGGTGTGGAGAACGTGAAGGAGAACGTTGAAGTATTGAAGCTGAAGACGAAGAGAGGGAATCAGGTGGTTGCGGCGTATATTAAGAACCCTACAGCTTCACTTACGCTTCTGTATTCTCATGGTAACGCAGCTGATCTTGGTCAGATGTTTGAGCTTTTCTCTGAGCTCAGCCTTCATCTTCGTGTCAACTTAATTGg GTATGATTATTCGGGTTATGGGAGGTCTTCAGGGAAG CCTAGTGAGCAGAACACGTATTGCGATATAGAATCAGTATATAGATGTTTGGAAGAGAAATATGGTGTGAAGGAACAAGATGTTATCTTATATGGACAATCTGTAGGAAGCGGTCCGACATTAGAATTGGCTTCTCGTTTGCCAAACCTACGAGCTGTTGTTCTTCATAGTGCTATTGCGTCTGGTCTTAGAGTCATGTACCCTGTCAAACGAACTTACTGGTTTGACATTTACAAG AATATTGAGAAGATATCTTTTGTCAAATGTCCGGTTTTGGTAATTCAC GGAACATCAGATGATGTTGTTAATTGGTCTCATGGGAAGCAATTGTTTGATCTGtgtaaagaaaaatatgaaccGCTTTGGATCAAAGGAGGAAACCACTGTGACTTGGAGCTATACCCGCAATAC ATAAAACATTTAAGGAAATTTGTGTCGGCAATTGAGAAATCACCTCATCTTAGAAACGGACCTGTGCCACAAACAGAGAAGGCGAGGAGCAGTACTGATATTAGAGAACCTGCAAGACCGAGCACAGATCAAAGagagaaatcaagaacaagCATGGACCAAAGAGAGATGCCGAAGTTGAGTACAGATAAAGCGAGGGCTAGCGTtgataagagagaaagaacGAGAAAAAGCGTTGATGGGTCTCAGAAACCGAGTAATTCCACGGAACTGCAGCTACAACCAGAGAAAGGGAGGAATAGCATTGACAG GTTTGGGGAGATGATAAGATCAGTAGGATTTTGCAACATAGACTGTTTCAAGCCTACAACAACAACCAAGTGA
- the LOC104780208 gene encoding sodium-coupled neutral amino acid transporter 3 isoform X3, translated as MALPATMKILGLVLGIIMIVVMAFLTDASIEFLLRFSKAGKNRSYGGLMGGSFGNPGRILLQVAVLVNNIGVLIVYMIIIGDVLAGKTEDGTHHFGVLEGWFGHHWWNGRAAVLLITTLGVFAPLACFKRIDSLKFTSALSVALAVVFLIITAGISIMKLISGGVAMPRLLPDVTDLTSFWNLFTVVPVLVTAFICHYNIHSIQNELEDPTQIRPVVRSALMLCSSVYIMTSIFGFLLFGDDTLDDVLANFDTDLGIPFGSVLNDAVRVSYALHLMLVFPIVFYPLRINIDGLLFPSARSLTSSNVRFGCLTAGLISVIFLGANFIPSIWDAFQFTGATAAVCLGFIFPASIILKDRHSKATNRDTTLAIFMIVLAVLSNAIAIYSDAYALFKKNAPRE; from the exons ATGGCTTTGCCTGCTACGATGAAGATACTTGGGCTTGTACTTGGAATCATTATGATTGTTGTTATGGCTTTCTTGACTGATGCCTCCATTGAGTTCTTGCTTAGGTTTAGTAAAGCTGGCAAGAATCGATCTTATGGTGGTTTGATGGGTGGTTCTTTTGGTAATCCTGGAAGGATTTTGCTTCAAGTCGCTGTTTTAGTTAACAACATCGGTGTTTTGATTGTCTACATGATCATCATTG gTGATGTGTTGGCTGGAAAGACAGAAGATGGAACCCACCATTTCGGTGTTCTTGAAGGATGGTTCGGTCACCATTGGTGGAACGGAAGAGCTGCTGTTCTTCTTATTACAACTCTTGGTGTGTTTGCTCCTTTGGCTTGCTTCAAGCGAATTG ATTCTTTGAAATTTACATCTGCCTTATCGGTAGCTCTGGCGGTTGTGTTTCTCATCATCACAGCGGGAATTTCGATTATGAAGTTGATCAGTGGTGGCGTGGCAATGCCAAGATTGCTACCAGATGTTACTGACTTAACATCCTTTTGGAATCTTTTCACAGTTGTGCCCGTTCTTGTCACAGCATTTATTTGCCATTACAATA TTCACAGCATACAGAACGAGCTCGAAGACCCTACTCAGATAAGACCTGTTGTCAGATCAGCACTTATGCTCTGCTCATCTGTTTACATAATGACAAGTATTTTTGGGTTCCTCTTGTTTGGCGATGATACTCTTGATGACGTCCTTGCAAACTTTGACACCGATCTTGGAATCCCTTTTGGCTCGGTCCTTAATGATGCGGTTCGAGTTAGCTATGCGCTTCATCTGATGCTTGTATTCCCAATTGTTTTCTACCCTCTACGGATTAACATTGACGGGCTCTTGTTCCCTTCTGCTCGATCATTAACTTCCTCAAATGTGAGGTTCGGTTGCCTCACTGCCGGTCTCATTTCTGTAATCTTCTTGGGTGCAAACTTCATCCCAAGCATTTGGGATGCTTTCCAATTCACTGGAGCAACTGCAGCCGTTTGTCTCGGCTTCATCTTCCCAGCTTCTATTATTCTAAA GGATCGTCATAGCAAAGCAACAAACAGGGACACGACCTTAGCCATTTTCATGATCGTTCTTGCGGTATTGTCCAATGCAATTGCCATTTACAGTGATGCTTATGCGTTATTCAAGAAGAACGCACCTCGTGAGTAA